The Branchiostoma lanceolatum isolate klBraLanc5 chromosome 19, klBraLanc5.hap2, whole genome shotgun sequence DNA segment AGGTTTGATGTATGTCAGTCTCATTTTTACCGTGATATAgaaacatgacatgtacataccaAAGTTTGGGTCAGCTTGTAGTAAGCGTTCCAGACTGGCATCCACCCCTCCAACACTGGAATCATCATACCAGCCTACATactgaaaaaacaacacatttacatgtaatctACAGATATTAAATTAGCATGATTCAGCTTGCTTTCACAAACATGAATACAGCTGAATCTATTAACATGTTCATtaatttatttcttgttttattgaaattgcaacacatCAATACACACGTGCACAGGTCACCCAGCGCAACTTGCACCTTACAAGTGAGAGTTTTAGCCAACAGTTAGTATATGCTACTTGCCAGTACTAGTAAGTTGTTCTGTTTTGAAAGCACAAATCCAAACAATTTTCTAAGACTTTGCTGGTAGCAGTACCTTCAGCATTCTCTAACTCCTTGCTCTTAAGAGATACTTTCACAATTTCTTAAGGTCTTTAAGAATTGGTTACCTGAGTGAGGACTGCATCGTACATCTTACAGGCCTCATTATTGGTGGTGGAGAGAGGCAGGCCAATCTTAGACCACTCCTGCGAAGAGAATATTATCAAGAGCAAAAAGCTTATTctaaaacccttaagctgccagtcctggttttatcagggatacagaaacatgccttgtgtgctgcgCCCGGTTTTAACTGgcatagggtattccccagaagaaaacagctttacGTGCGTGTAGCGCTCGAAGACCGTAAGTTAGGGTAGTTAAGGTAGCGGGTTTCCTGAGGAAGGTCTTTTTGGTTTTTGACTTTTACTTGGCTGAAAATCTGtcagcttaagggttaatatTACAGCTCCTTCAATAATATTGCCAATGTTATACTCCTGCAGAGAGTGAGTTGtattaaatgcagaaatgttcgcggggatttaatttcgtggcaGGGAAAAAATGCAgcgttcgcagtggttttgagtttgtgtttgaaacaatagtagcgctacagtcacacaatggaaagaCTTTTTggggtggttttcagtttgcggtaaagagttcgcCTCGAAAACTGCTAACATAAAACCCTGtgaccgcgaacatttctgcttttacagaaTATCATCAAGAGCAAAAAGCTTAACAACTTCTTCAATAAGATTATAAATGTTCTAAATATCAGAAATAGAATATATATTTACCATGTCGCATACTCTATTTCAACAAGTACATTGAGAGATATTGAAATGAATTAAATCCAAACAATTTTCTAAGACTTTGCTGGTAGCTGGACATTCAACGTTCTCAAACTCCTTGCTCTTAAGAGAATTACTTTCACAAATTCTTAAGGTATGAATTCATACTGAGTAAATTTGCATTTCTTAACTTTCTCAAGTTAAAGATGGATTTAACGTTAACACATTACCTGACAATCCCTCCATTGACAGTGCATTTCGGATCACTCTGAAGGAAaagagattttaaaaaaaaacattcagcaATTTCAGGGATTACAAAAATGGCGTGCTCTCAAATATCTGCACTGAACCTGAACTAATCTTGACCTTACCTTTAATTGTTACTTACTTGGTCAGTCGTACCTGACCGAAAAattattctactctactctatttcaggtaacgttaacgttttgaACTTTTTACGCTAAATACTTGATAATAGCTTCTCTTTCAATACCTTGGACTAAACTTCGAAGCTTGAAACGTCGACTTGCAATGCCAAAATTGTTCGATGCAAACCGGTTAGACGACAGCAACCAAAAGTAAGTACACGCCCACtgaagttgtgtttttgtgatcaggcatcacatgcacacacctgtaaggttagGTCATAGTTCAGAGGTCGGTAAGCTCAGGCAAACACTGCCACCTTGCGAGATCTTCTAGAACTGCAACTCCGATGCGATCTTGAAGACTGTAAACGCAGAAGTATTTTCTTCGTCTTCAAAATTGCTCGTTTTTTCGTGATTTTCGATTCCTGAACAAAGTCCACATTTACTAACTCAGTCTGCAGAAAACATAGACTTACCCGGTTGGTAAAACTGTGTGGGGTTGGGCTTCGTTTTGTGAAATTTtgcccttttttttttttttttaatttcttcgCCCAAACAAAGAACCCCgctgaaacaagatggcgtACCAGTTGTATCGGAACACCACCATCGGCAATACTCTTCAGGAGAGCCTAGACGAGCTCATACAGGTAACTGGTATAAAACCAGCTAAAATCTTTGTATTGGAGAAATAACAAGGTcgtataacgttatatcgtCTACACAAACGTTGGGACGTAAACGAAAAactatgggggaggggggcatgcagattagtgttgtttgtgtgcgtgtgtgtgtgcgcgcgcgtgtgtttgtgtgtgtgtgcatgtgtttatgtgtatctatgtgtgtttgtgcgtgtgtttgtctCCTCAAACTGCTACATTGGCAAACATTAATGTGCCATGCCTGACCataattttatttgtttttcatgtcCAGTCTCAGCAGATCACCCCTCAGTTGGCCCTACAGGTCCTGTTACAGTTTGACAAGGCCATCAACAACGCCCTGGCCACCAGGGTCAGGAACAGGCTCAACTTCAAGGTCAGAcaggaaaactttttttggctaagttctttgtacactaCCAGAGAGTTGATAGTACTTGATACCTAGCCCACGTTTACGCGaccgtctgtcactttcctAAGGGTAAATATTAGATTCAAATTGGTTTGAATCAATATACCAGGTGTGTTCCTTTCGTGTTGTCACTGTAATATATTCATATTATTTTTTGTGTTATTCATTACTGTTATTTTTATGATTatttatgattattatgatttatcactgTAACCTCTACCAACACTATGTCAAGTTTATGTACTCAATTTGGTGTCCTATAAGtcgtatgggctgggcgactttatCAAGTCGCAGGACACGAAAATGAAATATGCATTCATTCATATTGACtggttctacatgtactttgcactgcagctaggtgtcactgctgcatTCATGATTGAGTTAACAGTATGTCCCTCTTGTCGTGGTCACcgaaacagggctcgaaatactgggtgcatatgcacccttgtgcacccaaaattggagctgtgcacctgattttttacatgggtgcaccagtgcacctacatgtagatatttttgtaggccatAGAGTAAAAGtagtattgtacactagtatacagaatattattgaaatgtaagtatcagaaaaagcaatacaaccatttgttttactttattctatatatataatatgtattacttagaattacagatttaagttcttaagagaggcagtagcgtaaactttgaaattatgctttgctgacattcaactgtattttatgtggtgcacccaaaattcattctgtgcacctaatttttttggttgagtTCACTAGTGCACCTatgtccaaaaatgaatttcgagccctgccgaAACATCGCATTGGTATTAACTCTCTGGTTGTCTACACAGAACTTTGTTATCTACAACATAATTTACCAatgtgatgaaactattcacgattAATATTTTATCCTTATTCTGCTTCATCATATACATTTAAGATGGAAGAGACTAGTACTGCAAACTAGTGTACAACATTTCGTTATTTGCAATCCCAGACAGCAACATACATACAGTGGAGACTTTTTTCAGAAACCAATTCCGTAAACATTGCTATAGTTTAATTTGAAATTCTGGTTGTCTGCATGCCAACAATTGGTAATCAATTGTGTCAGTAGATACAGCGTACTTCCTATATGATATAACTGAATTTGATTGGTGAATGCAGATTCAGTAAATTTGTCCCAGTTAGGTTTAACTTTTAAATATTATTTGAGTCTTTTGTATAATCTGATAACAAGCTTGTGTGGGAGTAAATACATCTCCCCAAAGCATCCTCTAGTAGCaacattcacattcacattaTCTAGCTCTCTCTATCCCTTTACCTATAGCTACTTTTAcggaatatacattttgtaataattgaataaagaagaaaattatTGTCACTATACAAGTTACCACTATTTATATTGCTTTCAGAATGTGGAGTCTAGATAACATGGATAGCATGGGTCCTCAAATCAGTCACCAAAAGCTGTCCctttgttgtcatggcaacagcctctggctgccatTGGTCTGTAGTGATGTGCTTGAGGAATATGCCCGTCTTGTTGAAGAGCTCTACACGACCGTTGCCACTGTTGACCACGATGATGTTACCTGccctgtctgtacagatgccCATAGGCCCCTGCAGCTGACCTTCACCACTTCCCTCACATCCAAACTTGTACAGAAACTGTCCGTCCTTGTTGAAGACATGGATACAGTGCCTGCCACAGTCTGATACAAGAATGTTCCCTTCCCCGTCCACGGTGATGTACCATGGGTGCTTCATCCTCTGCTGCCTTGATACTAGGGATGCAACtgggttcttcttcttcccacCCACAGTTCTCACCAGTGTTCCATCTGGCCTGAACACCAACACTTCACCGTGTGGATTGTCCCAGTCTCCAGTGGTTTGGGTCACGAGGACGTGGTTCCTCCTGGTGTCCACAGCAACCCCTCTTACCCACCCTGACTTCTGTAGGTCAACCTTCATCACTGCCCTGCCCTGTTTGGTGTACTGCACAGCAAACTCAGCCTGTTCTGTCTcccccaccacccacaggttcccCTTCCCGTCTATAGCGACATCGTTTGGTTCCATCGCCTGTCCACCTGGCACGGCTGCTGGAAACTGATGGACGAAAGTTCCTTGCAGGGTGAAGACTTGAATCCTCTTGTTCCACCTGTCTGCTACAAAGATCTCCCCTTCTTCTGACACTGTGATTCCAGCAGGGAACTGGAACTTTCCTACCCTTGTGCCCTGTCCCCCAAATGTTACTGCTTGTGGCTGGTGGTCACATACATGCATGGCCTCTTCTACATCATTAGTAGATGCAGGTGCTTCTGGGAATTGTGCATTTGCGAGAGACTGGACTGTAACATGTCCTAATAGTAGTACCACTGGCACAGGGGTGTCTGTGGGGTGAAAGACAGCAGGCTGGGTTTGTACAGGAGTTGGTGCTGCCTTTCCTCTGTGCTTTGCCATGACGCCTGTTAAGATGGTCTCCTGGTGGAGAAAGACCACACACCCTCGGTCCATTTC contains these protein-coding regions:
- the LOC136425065 gene encoding transcription initiation factor IIA subunit 2-like translates to MAYQLYRNTTIGNTLQESLDELIQSQQITPQLALQVLLQFDKAINNALATRVRNRLNFKGHLRTYRFCDNVWTFVLNDMEFRDVADIIRVDKVKIVACDGKASAGGTRDD
- the LOC136425038 gene encoding tripartite motif-containing protein 3-like gives rise to the protein MAAVQAVPSSLGEQIREELTCSICLGPFTRPKVLPCQHTFCQDCLQKLTEGETTFFKCPVCRQWVRKPPKGVQDLPNNRLVSSLQTRIRRQATALKKKEESKDLCVLHLSEEIKLYCQQCDVPVCNECLDQKHSDHRTISLKKAVQERKTPVQALIDEGRNNLVTYCTFVKSLRDKEKTLKEQKQQTKDSIIAAYSQMMQKLADSRDHLLSEVEENDKENMEIIQKERDRVLLDVSELSAACDRADEEMDRGCVVFLHQETILTGVMAKHRGKAAPTPVQTQPAVFHPTDTPVPVVLLLGHVTVQSLANAQFPEAPASTNDVEEAMHVCDHQPQAVTFGGQGTRVGKFQFPAGITVSEEGEIFVADRWNKRIQVFTLQGTFVHQFPAAVPGGQAMEPNDVAIDGKGNLWVVGETEQAEFAVQYTKQGRAVMKVDLQKSGWVRGVAVDTRRNHVLVTQTTGDWDNPHGEVLVFRPDGTLVRTVGGKKKNPVASLVSRQQRMKHPWYITVDGEGNILVSDCGRHCIHVFNKDGQFLYKFGCEGSGEGQLQGPMGICTDRAGNIIVVNSGNGRVELFNKTGIFLKHITTDQWQPEAVAMTTKGQLLVTDLRTHAIHVI